A window from Deltaproteobacteria bacterium PRO3 encodes these proteins:
- a CDS encoding acyl-CoA dehydrogenase, producing MGFELSEEQKALVETAHKFAENEIRPVAAKFDESGEFPYEVLKKAWETGLMGENVPVDNGGMGLGCLESVLIAEELYWGCAGIATSAVCNALALGPIVIAGSPEQKEKFLRPFTESFKIASFALTEPASGSDVASMRTVYKKDGEGFVLNGSKQWITNAGYADLMTVFASADPAKGAKAISAFVVDAKAPGVIVGKKEHKLGQCASDTRAVTFENVRVPKENLLGAEGEGFKIAMKNLDKSRPGIGAAAVGLARAALEYSIQYAKERTTFGKPLAEHQAIQFMIADMAKAIEASRLLCWQAAWLGDQGRPNNKESAYAKCFASDTAMQVTTDAIQIYGGYGYSKEYPVEKLFRDAKLIQIYEGANQIQRMVIAKHLLFK from the coding sequence ATCGGATTCGAGCTCAGCGAAGAACAGAAGGCCCTGGTCGAGACGGCGCACAAGTTCGCCGAAAACGAAATCCGTCCGGTCGCGGCCAAATTCGACGAAAGCGGCGAGTTTCCCTACGAGGTCCTGAAGAAGGCCTGGGAGACCGGCCTGATGGGTGAAAACGTCCCCGTCGACAACGGCGGCATGGGCCTGGGCTGCCTCGAGTCCGTGCTGATCGCCGAAGAGCTCTACTGGGGCTGCGCCGGCATCGCCACCTCCGCCGTCTGCAACGCCCTGGCCTTGGGCCCCATCGTCATCGCCGGCAGCCCCGAGCAAAAAGAAAAATTCCTCCGCCCCTTCACCGAATCTTTCAAGATCGCCTCCTTCGCCCTCACCGAGCCGGCCTCCGGCTCCGACGTCGCGAGCATGCGCACGGTCTACAAGAAGGACGGCGAAGGCTTCGTGCTCAACGGCAGCAAACAGTGGATCACCAACGCCGGCTACGCCGACCTGATGACCGTCTTCGCCAGCGCCGACCCGGCGAAAGGCGCCAAGGCCATCTCGGCCTTCGTGGTCGACGCCAAGGCCCCCGGCGTGATCGTCGGCAAGAAAGAGCACAAGCTCGGCCAGTGCGCCTCCGATACCCGCGCCGTCACCTTCGAGAACGTCCGCGTGCCCAAAGAAAACCTGCTCGGCGCGGAGGGCGAGGGCTTCAAGATCGCGATGAAGAACCTCGACAAGTCGCGCCCGGGCATCGGCGCCGCGGCGGTAGGTCTGGCGCGGGCCGCCCTCGAGTACAGCATCCAATACGCCAAAGAGCGCACGACCTTCGGCAAGCCCCTGGCCGAACATCAAGCCATCCAGTTCATGATCGCCGACATGGCCAAGGCCATCGAGGCCTCGCGCCTGCTGTGCTGGCAGGCCGCCTGGCTGGGCGACCAGGGCAGGCCCAACAACAAAGAGTCCGCCTACGCGAAGTGCTTCGCCTCGGACACCGCGATGCAGGTGACGACCGACGCGATCCAGATTTACGGGGGCTACGGCTATTCGAAGGAATACCCCGTCGAGAAGCTGTTCCGCGACGCCAAGCTCATTCAGATTTACGAAGGTGCGAACCAAATCCAGCGGATGGTCATCGCCAAGCATCTGCTGTTCAAATGA
- a CDS encoding radical SAM protein, protein MKASRFNFLVRSPRDPNTTFLYNSFHDNRIVVEDGDVNLRELFQKVRKHEALTEAEDEAADGLKEMGYLLDDEVDESELFYDWFRNRVTEQNEILTATILTTLACNLRCTYCYEKDKLGKSKMTPETMQRVVDWLKARIDSTRPAKVNLIFFGGEPLLNVDAIRKISGDIFPYCKERGVEYTAGMASNGIFLTPKLADELKTYGFEWVKITFDGDRDQHDKKRIYSGGRGTFDQIFNNLEACAGKLKILLGGNFDRENADSFKGLLERIAASKFKDDIVATNLKPIMPEMKQHDLNGIGSSCERCTFSDYEINKMLELRREIRRVGLTPTDPINVGPCEYYRRNAVTVGIDGRLFKCIAFLGIEDGQIGDVDHQEYNEVGEAMLSLKPLEHKKCTKCPFVPLCAGGCRADSYNQTGSFENISCQQPYFIKTLREELPLEYYEGAESATQMRV, encoded by the coding sequence ATGAAGGCTTCAAGGTTCAACTTTTTAGTGCGGTCGCCCCGGGATCCCAACACGACCTTTCTCTACAACAGCTTTCACGACAATCGCATCGTGGTGGAGGACGGAGACGTCAACCTGCGCGAGCTGTTTCAAAAGGTGCGAAAGCACGAGGCCCTCACTGAGGCGGAGGACGAAGCCGCGGACGGCCTGAAAGAAATGGGCTACCTGCTGGACGACGAGGTGGACGAGAGCGAGCTGTTCTACGATTGGTTCCGCAACCGCGTCACCGAGCAGAATGAGATCCTGACCGCGACCATCCTGACCACGCTGGCCTGCAACCTGCGCTGCACCTATTGCTACGAGAAAGACAAGCTGGGCAAATCCAAGATGACGCCCGAGACCATGCAGCGCGTGGTGGATTGGCTGAAGGCCCGCATCGACTCCACGCGGCCGGCGAAGGTCAACTTGATCTTCTTCGGCGGCGAGCCTCTGCTGAACGTCGACGCGATCCGCAAGATCAGCGGGGACATTTTTCCTTACTGCAAGGAGCGCGGCGTCGAATACACGGCCGGGATGGCGAGCAACGGAATTTTCCTGACGCCGAAGTTGGCCGACGAATTGAAGACCTACGGTTTCGAGTGGGTGAAGATCACCTTCGACGGCGACCGGGACCAGCACGACAAGAAGCGGATCTATTCGGGCGGCCGAGGCACCTTCGATCAGATCTTCAACAACCTCGAGGCCTGCGCCGGCAAGCTGAAGATCCTGCTGGGCGGCAACTTCGACCGCGAAAACGCGGACAGTTTCAAGGGCCTGCTCGAGCGCATCGCCGCCTCCAAGTTCAAGGATGACATCGTCGCCACCAACCTGAAGCCGATCATGCCGGAGATGAAGCAGCACGACCTGAACGGGATCGGGTCTTCGTGCGAGCGTTGTACCTTCAGCGACTATGAGATCAATAAGATGCTGGAGTTGCGGCGGGAGATCCGCCGCGTGGGATTGACGCCGACCGATCCGATCAATGTGGGTCCCTGCGAATACTACCGCCGGAACGCCGTGACGGTAGGGATCGACGGCCGGCTATTTAAATGCATCGCCTTCCTCGGCATCGAGGACGGTCAGATCGGCGACGTGGACCACCAGGAGTACAACGAGGTTGGTGAGGCGATGCTCTCGCTGAAGCCCCTCGAGCACAAGAAGTGCACGAAGTGTCCCTTCGTCCCGCTCTGCGCGGGAGGTTGTCGGGCCGACTCCTACAACCAGACCGGAAGTTTTGAAAACATCAGCTGTCAGCAACCGTATTTCATCAAGACTCTGCGCGAAGAACTGCCGCTTGAGTACTACGAGGGCGCGGAGTCAGCTACCCAAATGCGGGTATAA
- a CDS encoding ABC transporter substrate-binding protein translates to MRNLIFFLILAFLFQSCKQSKPRLFESKDLVLATGIPIGDLEPYSSREGIGSNLVDLLYRPLFRLTSQGQIIPDLAREVVWNERSNTLKVVLKAPKADDVKKSIEKAKSLIGGGFYEALVNLEMIEIISPHELNFKLKKFDRAFLSIVEHLPIILFSEDIKTSGEFEIETVKDEEVSLVRKVKSVRTVNKVIVKVISSPRRAMRELVAGNVDVVILASRGDYEILKDNPEIKFGEVLTNIVYLILENRNHRPKAEYINWAHVSRLIDRKSIISSLGKESVAPADAPDPLYKNEVDENGINLEVGDLSKKRMLSLLGEQSRDVLIGRVLKRRFQEIGIELGLLPHDSKSFGREVIFNKNFDLVLLPINIKDPIVTNFLAFHTPNGPNSLNYSGYSNEKVDKLLEEARYSQDEELARESYQKAMKAIRDDPPGLFLFWLKIPIVYRQSCTGFKFSSNEFFSSLKDVRCEPSAVN, encoded by the coding sequence ATGCGGAACCTTATTTTTTTTCTTATTTTGGCCTTCCTATTCCAGTCCTGTAAGCAATCCAAACCCCGCCTATTTGAATCAAAAGACCTTGTCCTTGCCACGGGTATACCCATCGGTGATTTAGAGCCTTATTCTTCTCGAGAAGGAATTGGGTCTAATCTAGTCGACTTATTGTACCGACCTTTGTTTCGTCTGACCTCTCAGGGTCAAATTATTCCGGATTTGGCTCGCGAAGTAGTCTGGAATGAGAGGAGCAACACACTCAAAGTAGTTCTGAAGGCTCCTAAGGCTGACGACGTCAAAAAATCGATTGAGAAAGCTAAGAGTCTTATTGGTGGCGGCTTCTATGAGGCATTGGTGAATTTGGAGATGATCGAAATAATTTCTCCTCATGAATTGAATTTTAAACTTAAGAAATTTGATAGGGCATTTTTGTCCATTGTCGAGCACTTACCAATCATTCTATTTTCGGAGGATATTAAGACATCCGGTGAGTTTGAAATAGAGACTGTGAAGGATGAGGAAGTATCGCTTGTCCGGAAAGTAAAATCTGTCCGAACAGTCAATAAAGTCATTGTCAAGGTAATCTCGAGCCCTCGGCGTGCAATGAGAGAACTTGTCGCTGGTAACGTGGATGTGGTGATTCTGGCGAGTCGCGGAGATTATGAGATACTAAAAGATAATCCCGAAATAAAGTTTGGTGAGGTGCTTACCAATATTGTTTATTTAATCCTGGAAAACAGGAACCATCGACCAAAGGCCGAATACATCAATTGGGCTCATGTGAGTCGGTTGATCGATCGCAAGTCAATAATTTCCTCATTGGGTAAAGAAAGTGTTGCGCCGGCTGACGCTCCAGACCCCCTATACAAAAATGAGGTAGATGAAAATGGTATTAATCTTGAGGTAGGAGATCTCTCAAAAAAACGGATGTTGTCTTTATTGGGAGAGCAATCGAGAGACGTCCTGATCGGAAGGGTTCTTAAAAGGCGTTTTCAGGAAATAGGTATAGAGCTGGGCCTCCTTCCACACGATTCTAAAAGTTTTGGTCGTGAGGTCATATTTAATAAAAACTTCGATTTGGTTTTATTGCCGATCAATATCAAAGATCCAATCGTCACTAATTTTCTGGCTTTTCACACGCCAAACGGTCCTAATTCTTTAAATTATTCGGGTTATTCCAATGAGAAGGTGGATAAATTGTTGGAGGAGGCCCGCTATTCTCAAGACGAAGAGTTGGCCAGGGAATCCTATCAGAAAGCCATGAAAGCTATACGGGATGATCCCCCCGGCCTATTTTTGTTTTGGCTAAAGATTCCAATCGTGTATCGTCAATCCTGCACCGGTTTTAAATTCAGCTCCAACGAATTCTTCTCATCCCTGAAGGACGTACGTTGCGAACCTTCCGCGGTAAACTGA
- a CDS encoding sensor histidine kinase, which produces MRTFRGKLILLLIASALTPLVFYGALTLYNSQRTLRNTIQQSYGEITRRTAGEIQLYLTHAQALMQTLVVDIANTNLSQEQTQRILENYVIRFSEFEKILLYDLSGKLVFSTRLQKEDPDLPGEALIREALSDREVFSDAYLSEDLTPVIWFVLPMKGNDRVSGALAAQIDLMRMWEWVSNTKLGKRGYVSVVDAAGKVVASGDPYYKKAILSSETPVIFQGFQKTKESDFPTVRETVHGPSLMSVRPVSESPPWFIVLAQPTREAFADLRLMTWEWVALIGGSLVLMLVAAAAVSRRLFLGPVRHLMKATQALGRGDLSYRVPPLGRDELGQLGESFNRMSEDLAALQETARRQERLAMFGRIASGLAHDLKHPVKNIENAAKVMETMYEDPNYRETFTRIVKREFSRINHFLEDLRNLTHEMPYHPISFDLGKQLAEVAESFQLEARNKGAWLEVRVEPQPCIVVGDVFLLRRVFENLTSNALQALDKPEGRVELSVRIEGEKVLATVRDNGSGIPEEKLAGLFEEFVTTKRKGLGLGLAIAKKILALHQGSISVESRLGEGTSFHLVWPVRAG; this is translated from the coding sequence TTGCGAACCTTCCGCGGTAAACTGATATTATTGTTGATCGCCTCCGCCCTGACCCCGCTCGTCTTCTACGGGGCCTTGACCCTCTACAATTCCCAGCGCACCCTCCGGAACACCATCCAGCAAAGCTACGGCGAGATCACCCGCCGGACCGCGGGCGAGATTCAGCTCTACCTCACCCACGCCCAGGCGCTCATGCAGACCTTGGTCGTCGACATCGCCAATACCAATCTTTCCCAGGAACAGACTCAGCGCATCCTCGAGAACTACGTCATCCGCTTTTCTGAATTCGAAAAAATCCTTCTCTACGACCTCTCCGGGAAGCTCGTCTTCTCGACGCGGCTGCAAAAAGAGGACCCCGACCTGCCGGGCGAGGCGTTGATTCGCGAGGCCTTATCGGACCGCGAGGTCTTCTCCGACGCCTATCTCTCGGAAGATCTCACGCCCGTGATCTGGTTCGTCCTCCCCATGAAGGGCAACGACCGCGTTTCCGGCGCGCTCGCCGCGCAGATCGATCTCATGCGGATGTGGGAATGGGTCTCCAATACCAAGCTCGGGAAACGCGGCTACGTCTCGGTCGTCGACGCCGCGGGCAAGGTCGTCGCTTCCGGAGACCCCTATTATAAAAAGGCGATTCTTTCCTCGGAGACGCCGGTCATCTTTCAGGGTTTTCAAAAAACCAAAGAATCCGACTTCCCCACGGTTCGTGAGACCGTCCACGGACCTTCCTTGATGAGCGTACGCCCGGTCTCGGAGTCTCCGCCCTGGTTCATCGTCTTGGCGCAGCCCACACGGGAGGCCTTCGCCGACCTTCGCTTGATGACCTGGGAATGGGTCGCCTTGATCGGCGGCTCCCTGGTCCTGATGTTGGTCGCCGCCGCGGCCGTCAGCCGGCGCTTGTTTCTAGGGCCGGTGCGGCATTTGATGAAGGCCACCCAGGCCCTCGGCCGGGGCGACTTAAGCTACCGCGTTCCGCCCCTCGGCCGGGACGAGCTAGGCCAACTGGGAGAGAGCTTCAACCGGATGAGCGAGGATCTGGCCGCCCTGCAAGAGACCGCGCGCCGGCAGGAGCGCCTGGCGATGTTCGGGCGCATCGCCTCGGGGCTGGCCCATGACCTCAAGCATCCGGTGAAAAACATCGAGAACGCCGCGAAGGTCATGGAGACGATGTACGAGGATCCGAATTACCGTGAGACCTTCACCCGTATCGTGAAGCGGGAGTTCTCGCGGATCAACCACTTCCTCGAAGACCTGCGCAATCTCACCCACGAGATGCCTTATCACCCCATCTCCTTCGATCTCGGGAAACAGCTGGCCGAGGTGGCGGAGAGCTTCCAGCTCGAGGCGCGGAACAAGGGGGCCTGGCTGGAGGTCCGCGTCGAGCCTCAGCCCTGCATCGTGGTGGGGGACGTCTTCCTGCTTCGGCGAGTCTTCGAAAACCTCACCTCCAATGCCTTGCAGGCCCTCGACAAACCCGAGGGGCGGGTGGAGTTGTCGGTCCGGATCGAGGGCGAAAAGGTCCTGGCCACGGTCCGCGACAACGGTTCCGGCATCCCCGAGGAGAAGCTTGCGGGGCTCTTTGAAGAGTTCGTGACGACTAAACGCAAGGGCCTGGGGCTTGGCTTGGCGATCGCCAAGAAAATCTTGGCCCTGCACCAGGGCAGCATCTCCGTGGAGAGCCGCCTCGGGGAGGGAACGAGCTTCCATCTGGTCTGGCCGGTGCGGGCTGGATAA
- a CDS encoding ATP-binding cassette domain-containing protein, translating to MSALLQVEGLGLRKGDGYIVKNIGFSLRTGEIFGVAGRSGSGKSTLLRLLCRLEEPTEGDASFEGENVLSIAPRRLRRAITLVFQTPTLLCDTVAEELRLGLGFSENPDLGPKPGRVWGEALLRRVHLEADLLEEHPKRLSVGEAQRVALARALAIQPKILLLDEPTSALDQASKEAIEATLKEAAAAGMSMILVSHDPRQLQALAPRGLELAKGEAIRSW from the coding sequence ATGTCGGCGCTGCTTCAGGTCGAGGGCCTGGGCCTCCGCAAGGGGGACGGCTATATCGTTAAAAATATTGGTTTTTCCTTGAGGACCGGGGAGATCTTCGGGGTCGCGGGACGTTCGGGGAGCGGGAAAAGCACCCTGCTGCGCCTGCTCTGCCGCCTCGAGGAGCCCACCGAGGGTGACGCGAGTTTCGAAGGCGAGAATGTTTTGTCCATCGCGCCGCGGCGCCTGCGCCGCGCGATCACCCTGGTATTTCAGACTCCCACCCTGCTCTGCGATACGGTTGCGGAGGAGCTGCGCTTGGGATTGGGCTTCTCGGAGAACCCTGACCTAGGTCCCAAGCCCGGCCGCGTATGGGGCGAAGCCCTGCTCCGCCGCGTCCACCTCGAAGCCGACCTGTTGGAAGAGCATCCCAAGCGCCTCTCCGTCGGCGAGGCCCAGCGCGTCGCCTTGGCGAGGGCCCTGGCCATTCAACCGAAAATTCTATTGTTAGATGAACCCACCTCGGCCTTGGATCAGGCCTCCAAAGAGGCCATCGAGGCCACCCTTAAAGAAGCCGCCGCTGCGGGCATGTCGATGATCTTAGTGAGCCACGATCCACGGCAACTGCAGGCCCTGGCCCCCCGCGGTCTGGAACTGGCAAAGGGAGAGGCGATTCGGTCCTGGTGA
- a CDS encoding electron transfer flavoprotein subunit beta/FixA family protein: MKIAVLIKQVPDTETKIKTKADGSGIEAEGVKYIVGPYDEFAIEEAIKTKEKNAGSEVTVVSLGPARCVEAIRTALAMGCDKAIHIDDEGISPDAYVTAKALAKGIADKGFEIVFTGKQAIDLDNGQTTQQVAEFLGWPQVTILEKLEIAGGKATATRRISGGKEVYEVPLPAIFGCEKGLNTPRYASLPGIMKAKTKPVETLKLSAVKGDAQPKLTFSNFRLPPEKAPGKMIQGDAATQVKELVRLLREEAKVI; the protein is encoded by the coding sequence ATGAAGATCGCCGTACTGATCAAACAGGTACCGGATACCGAAACCAAGATCAAAACCAAGGCCGACGGCTCGGGCATCGAGGCCGAGGGCGTCAAGTACATCGTCGGCCCCTACGATGAGTTCGCCATCGAGGAGGCGATTAAGACCAAGGAAAAGAACGCCGGCAGCGAAGTCACCGTCGTGTCCCTCGGGCCCGCGCGTTGCGTCGAGGCCATCCGCACCGCCCTCGCGATGGGCTGCGACAAGGCCATCCACATCGACGACGAGGGGATCAGTCCCGACGCCTACGTCACCGCCAAGGCCCTGGCCAAGGGGATTGCTGACAAGGGCTTCGAGATCGTCTTCACCGGCAAGCAGGCCATCGATCTCGACAACGGCCAAACCACCCAACAGGTCGCCGAGTTCCTCGGCTGGCCGCAGGTGACCATCCTCGAGAAGCTCGAGATCGCCGGCGGCAAGGCCACCGCCACCCGCCGCATCAGCGGCGGCAAGGAGGTCTACGAGGTCCCGCTGCCCGCGATCTTCGGCTGCGAGAAGGGGCTCAACACCCCGCGCTACGCCTCGTTGCCTGGCATCATGAAGGCCAAGACCAAGCCGGTCGAGACCCTCAAGCTCAGCGCGGTGAAGGGCGACGCCCAACCGAAGCTCACGTTCAGCAATTTCCGGCTCCCGCCCGAGAAGGCCCCCGGAAAAATGATCCAAGGCGACGCGGCGACCCAGGTGAAAGAGCTGGTCCGCCTGCTCCGTGAAGAAGCGAAAGTCATCTAA
- a CDS encoding TetR/AcrR family transcriptional regulator, which produces MPLNAQKTGSEKYQKIIQAATKVFAQKGFYNSKVADVAKEAKVADGTIYLYFKNKDDLLISIFENSMDTFSGEMQKIVAGVSDPIEKLRRFIKLHLELVRENQDTAQVLQIELRQSSKFMKEYAATKFRDYLGHIALILEEGQAKGVFKKSVNPLIVKRAIFGAVDEMALDWVLMKKKKYTMEEVAEQLCSMFIEGLKA; this is translated from the coding sequence ATGCCCTTGAACGCGCAAAAAACAGGCTCTGAAAAGTACCAGAAGATCATCCAGGCGGCAACGAAGGTCTTCGCGCAAAAGGGCTTCTACAACTCGAAGGTGGCGGACGTCGCCAAGGAAGCCAAGGTCGCCGACGGCACGATCTACCTGTACTTCAAGAACAAAGACGACCTGCTCATTTCCATCTTTGAAAACAGCATGGATACCTTCAGCGGCGAGATGCAAAAAATCGTCGCGGGGGTCTCCGACCCGATCGAGAAGCTGCGGCGCTTCATCAAGCTGCACCTCGAGCTGGTCCGCGAGAACCAGGACACCGCCCAGGTCCTGCAGATCGAGCTGCGGCAGTCCTCGAAGTTCATGAAGGAATACGCCGCCACCAAGTTTCGGGACTACCTCGGGCACATCGCGTTGATCCTGGAAGAGGGGCAGGCGAAGGGCGTGTTCAAAAAGTCGGTCAACCCGCTGATCGTCAAGCGGGCGATCTTCGGCGCGGTCGACGAGATGGCCCTGGACTGGGTGCTGATGAAGAAAAAGAAATACACCATGGAGGAAGTCGCCGAGCAGCTTTGCTCCATGTTCATCGAGGGATTGAAGGCATGA
- a CDS encoding electron transfer flavoprotein subunit alpha/FixB family protein — MGNVLIFAEHQDGKLKKTSLELASKAAELAAKSGGQAEAVLIGNGIDALANELAPYGIKKVTILQSPKLDKYNSIGYVNVLAGLVKELNPDILLATASPAGKDFFPRLAARLDTGLAADAVDLKIDGDGKLLATHPIYSGKALVDIKIPNSKPQMALIRPNSFGVGAPQAGATAEVLKKDVDPGDVKAEMKELVKAASDKADLTEAEIIVSGGRAMKEAANFKILQELADVIGATVGASRAAVDSGYAPHDMQVGQTGKVVNPKLYLAFGISGAIQHLAGMRTSKVIVAVNKDPEAPIFQKADYGIVGDLFEIVPLLTSEFKRVLSE, encoded by the coding sequence ATGGGTAACGTTTTAATCTTCGCCGAACACCAAGACGGCAAACTGAAAAAGACCTCCCTCGAGCTCGCCAGCAAGGCGGCCGAGCTGGCCGCTAAGAGCGGCGGCCAGGCCGAGGCGGTCCTCATCGGCAACGGCATCGACGCCCTCGCCAACGAGCTCGCGCCCTACGGGATCAAGAAGGTCACGATCCTGCAGAGCCCCAAGCTCGACAAGTACAACAGCATCGGCTACGTCAACGTACTGGCCGGCCTGGTCAAAGAGCTCAACCCCGACATCCTCCTGGCCACCGCCTCCCCCGCGGGGAAAGACTTCTTCCCCCGCCTGGCGGCCCGCCTTGACACCGGTCTGGCGGCCGACGCGGTCGACCTCAAGATCGACGGCGACGGGAAGCTGTTGGCCACCCACCCGATCTACTCGGGCAAGGCGCTGGTCGACATCAAGATCCCCAATTCCAAGCCGCAGATGGCGCTGATCCGGCCCAACTCCTTCGGCGTGGGCGCCCCGCAGGCCGGCGCGACGGCCGAGGTCCTCAAGAAGGACGTCGACCCGGGCGACGTGAAGGCCGAGATGAAAGAGCTCGTCAAGGCGGCCAGCGACAAGGCCGACCTGACCGAGGCCGAGATCATCGTCTCGGGCGGCCGCGCCATGAAAGAGGCGGCCAACTTCAAGATCCTGCAAGAGCTGGCCGACGTAATCGGCGCCACCGTCGGCGCCTCCCGCGCGGCGGTCGATTCGGGCTATGCCCCGCACGACATGCAGGTCGGCCAGACCGGCAAGGTCGTCAACCCCAAGCTCTACCTCGCCTTCGGCATCAGCGGCGCGATTCAGCACTTGGCCGGGATGCGCACCTCGAAGGTGATCGTGGCGGTCAACAAGGACCCCGAAGCCCCGATCTTCCAAAAGGCCGATTACGGCATTGTCGGAGACCTCTTCGAAATCGTACCCTTGTTGACGTCCGAGTTTAAGCGGGTCTTAAGCGAGTAG